In one window of Caballeronia sp. TF1N1 DNA:
- a CDS encoding phosphoribosylaminoimidazolesuccinocarboxamide synthase: MSTLYESTIKSLPLLGRGKVRDNYAVGQDKLLIVTTDRLSAFDVVMGEPIPNKGRVLNQMADFWFEKLGHIVPNHNTGIDPASVVAPDEVAQVTGRAVVVKRLEPILVEAVVRGYLAGSGWKDYQATGAVCGVELPPGLQNAQKLPEPIFTPAAKAEMGHHDENITYDDMERRIGTELSATIRRISIQLYKEAAEYAATRGIIIADTKFEFGLDNKGELFLMDEVLTADSSRFWPADGYQVGTNPPSFDKQFVRDWLETQPWKKEPPAPKLPDEVVAKTAEKYQEALQRLTGQTLA; encoded by the coding sequence ATGTCCACGCTATACGAATCCACGATCAAATCGCTGCCGCTGCTCGGCCGCGGCAAGGTTCGCGACAACTATGCCGTCGGTCAGGACAAGCTCCTGATCGTTACGACCGACCGCCTCTCCGCATTCGACGTCGTCATGGGCGAGCCGATTCCGAACAAGGGCCGAGTGCTCAATCAGATGGCCGACTTCTGGTTCGAGAAGCTCGGTCATATCGTGCCGAATCACAATACGGGTATCGATCCGGCGAGCGTCGTCGCGCCGGACGAGGTGGCGCAGGTGACGGGCCGCGCGGTCGTGGTGAAGCGTCTCGAACCGATTTTGGTGGAAGCGGTCGTGCGCGGCTATCTCGCGGGCAGCGGCTGGAAGGACTATCAAGCGACGGGCGCGGTCTGCGGCGTGGAATTGCCGCCCGGCCTGCAAAACGCGCAGAAGTTGCCCGAGCCCATTTTCACGCCCGCCGCGAAGGCCGAAATGGGCCATCACGACGAGAACATCACGTACGACGACATGGAACGGCGCATCGGCACCGAACTGTCGGCCACCATCCGTCGCATTTCCATTCAGTTGTACAAGGAAGCCGCCGAGTATGCGGCGACGCGCGGCATCATCATCGCGGATACCAAGTTCGAGTTCGGCCTCGACAACAAGGGCGAGCTGTTTCTGATGGACGAAGTGCTCACCGCCGACTCCTCGCGCTTCTGGCCGGCCGACGGCTATCAGGTCGGCACGAACCCGCCGTCGTTCGACAAGCAGTTCGTGCGCGACTGGCTCGAAACGCAGCCGTGGAAGAAGGAACCGCCCGCGCCGAAGCTGCCCGACGAAGTCGTCGCCAAGACCGCCGAGAAGTATCAGGAAGCGTTGCAGCGCCTGACCGGGCAGACGCTCGCGTAA